Proteins encoded in a region of the Synergistaceae bacterium genome:
- a CDS encoding histidine phosphatase family protein, producing PDRKAEITQIPGLREINLGDWEGRSFDEVRETWDELYEARGCSFDSIAPPEGESFIDLQKRTVPAFEDILTRCPSGDILVVAHGGVIWTLMCHYFGFKLNDLFFFLMDFCGLHLLLHTNGMMRLVRYNWNSRLSETKI from the coding sequence CCTGACCGCAAGGCTGAAATAACCCAAATCCCCGGTCTTCGTGAGATAAATTTGGGCGACTGGGAGGGCAGGAGTTTTGACGAAGTGCGTGAAACATGGGATGAACTTTATGAGGCGCGGGGGTGTTCCTTTGACAGCATAGCGCCGCCTGAGGGGGAAAGCTTTATAGATCTTCAGAAACGCACTGTCCCGGCTTTTGAAGATATCCTGACAAGATGTCCGTCAGGGGACATTCTTGTTGTTGCACACGGCGGTGTAATATGGACTTTGATGTGTCACTATTTCGGCTTCAAACTAAACGACCTCTTCTTTTTCCTTATGGATTTCTGCGGGCTGCACCTTCTTCTGCACACTAACGGCATGATGAGGCTCGTCAGATACAACTGGAACTCGCGGCTGTCGGAAACCAAAATCTGA